The Cellulomonas oligotrophica sequence TGGACCCGACGTGCTGCCCGGCGTGCACGGCACCGCTCGGGTCGACGCGGTGCACCACGTGCGGGCTGGACGTGACGGGCCCCGGGGCGAGCCGGCTGTGGGCCGACAGCCAGGCCGCCGCGCAGGCGCTGCGCCGCCGCTCGGAGACGATCGCCGAGCTGCGTGCCGCGGCGCCGCCGGTCGCCCCGCCCGTCCGGCCGGTCGCCGCGGTCGCGCCGCCCCCGCCGACCGCAGCGCAGGTGCTCGCGGCGCAGGTGCCCGTGCCGGTGCAGGCCCCGGCACCCGTCCTCCCGCCCGCGCCGGCGACGGCCGCGGGCGCGCCGACGTCCTCGGAGCCCGCCGCCCCCCCGACGCCGCCGCGGCCCGTCGCCGGGCCGGCGGCGCCCGTCGCCCCGGTCCCGCGGCCGGTGCCGTCCCCGGCGCGGGCGTCGTGGCGCGTGCAGACCGTGCTCCAGGTGGTCGGCGCCGGGCTGCTCGCCGCCGCCAGCCTGACCTTCCTGGTGTTCGCGTGGGACGTCATGACGCTCCCCGCCCGTGCCGCGGTCGTCGGCGGGGGCACGCTCGTGGTGTTCGCGCTCGCGTCGCTGCTGCGCCGCCGCGGGCTGGTGCACGGCGCCGAGGCGGTCGGCGCGGTCGCCGTGGTGCTGCTCCTGCTCGACGCGTGGGCGCTGCGTGCCACCGGCACCCTGGTGCTCGGGCCCGCCACCACGCAGGCCGGGGTCTCGCTCGCCACGAGCGCGGTGCTGCTGGCGGCGTGGTCCCGGGCCTCCCGGGTGCGGGTGGGGGCGCTCGCGGCCGCCGTGCTGGTCCCCGCCGCGCCGCTGGCGTGGCTGCCTGCCGTCGACGGGCCTGCGGCGGCCGCCGCGCTGCTGACCGACGCCGGGGCCCTCGGGCTGCTGCGCGCCGCGCTGCCCGTGCCCTCGCGCACCCCGGAGCGGCGCGCGCTGCAGGCCGCCGCTGCGGTCCTCGTCCCGGCCGGGCTCGCCCTGGCCGCCGCGACCGCCGGCGTCCAGGCGCTGGGGGGCGAGGCCCCGTGGGCCGCGACCGGGGTGCTCGCCCTGGTCGGGGCCGTGCTGACCGCCCAGGCGGTGGTCGACCTGCGCGACCGGCGGGCCGTGGCCGTGCCGGCCGCCGGGGCGCCGACGGGCGCGGGGCCCTGGGCCGCGACGTGGTCGGTCGCCGCCGGGATCGCCGGGACGGCGAGCGCAGGGTCCGCCGGAGCGGGCGCGGCGCTGGGCGCCGGCGTCGGCACGGCAGGCGCTCTGCTCCTCGGCTGCGCCGTGGCGCTCCTCGCGCCCGCCGCCGCCCTGGCGTTCACGTCCCGCGCGGCCGACCGGGGGCCGCTGCACCGGCACGTCACCGCCGGTGCCCTCGCCGCCGCCGGCCCCGGTGCCGTGAGCGGGGCTCTCGTCCTCGTCGTCGCCGCGCTGCGCCGGCTCGCGCAGGGTCCGGCGCCCGCCGACGCCACGTCGTGGGTGCCGTCGGCCTGGGGCCTGCCCTGGTCACCGGCCACGGGGGCCGCCGTCGTCGTCGTGCTCGCCACCCTCGGGACCGCGGCCCTCGCCGCCCGGTCCCGCAGCACGGGCCGGGCGCGCGCGGGGACGCACGTGCGCGCCGTCGCGGGTGTGCTGCTGCTCGTCTGCCTGCCTGCGGTGCTGCCGCTGCCCGGGGGCGCTGCGCCGCTCGTCGTCGGCGAGCTCGGCGTCGCGGGGCCGCTGCTGACGGCGGCGCGCGGCGGACGGGTCCGTGCGGCGACGGCACGCGCGGGCGCCGTCGTGGCCGCGGTCGTCGCCGTCGTCGGCGCAGGCACCGACCCGCTGTGGGGCGCGGTCGCGCTCACCGGCGCCGCGCTCCTCGTCGTCCTGACCCGCACCTGGGTGCCGCCGCGGGTCCCGGACGCCGAGCACCGCACCGGCACCGGCAGCGGCCCGGCCGACGCGGCCTCCACGCTGGGCGCGGCGGTCCTGCTGCTCGCCGCGCTCGTGCGCGCGGGCGACGCGGCGGGCCTCGTGGCGCCCGTGACGACCGCTGGTGCCGCGGCCCTCGTGGGCGCCGGCCTGGCCGTCCGCGCCCACGCCGCACGCGCCGCACGGACCGAGCAGGTCGCGGCCGTGGCGGCGGCGGGGATCGTGCCCGCCGTCGCCTGGGCGGCCGGCACCGCCCAGCTCGTCGGCTCGGGCACCGCCGGCGCCGGTGCCGTCACCGTGCTCGTCTCCGCCGCCGTCGTGCTCGCCGTCGCGCTCCAGCTGCTGCGCCGCGGCCCCGCCTGGGGCACCACCGCCGGGCCCGTCGGCGCCGCCACCGTCGCCCCCGTCGCCGCGCTCGGCGTCGCCACCGTCCACGCGCTGCTCGACGTGCCGCCCGCCGCCGGCGCCGTCGTGCTCGCCGCTGCCCTGGGAGCGGCGGGCGTCCTCACCGCCCACCTCACGCTGCGCCGCGCCGGTGCGGCCGGCCGGCCGCTGGCCGAGGCCGCCGGGTGGTCGGTGCTCGCCGTCACCGCCGGCGTCGCCGCCGGGGTGTCGGCCACCACGGTCGTGGTGGTCCTCGTCCTGGCGTCCGTCACCGCCGGCGCCTGGGCGCTGCAGCCCGACCGGCGCGCCGCCGGCTGGCTCGCGCTCGCCCTCGGCAGCAGCGCCTGGTGGGTCACCCTCGGCGTCCAGGGCAATCAGCTCGTCGAGCCCTACGTCGTCCCGCCGGGCCTGGTGCTCGCCGCCGCGACGGCCCGGGCCGCGCGCCGGGGGTCGCGCGCCGCGGCGGGGCAGGTCGTCGGCGGGCTGGCCCTGGCGACCGTGCCGACCGCCGTGCTCGTCGCCCCGCTGCCCGTGGGCGCCGTCCTCGTCGACCGGGTCGCCGTCGCGACGGTCGTCGCCGCCGTCCTCGCGGCCGGCGCGCACCTGCTCGCACGCCGTGCACCCGCCCCGCTGGCGTCGGGGCTCGCCGCGCTCGCCGCCGTCCTGCTCACGCTCGCCCCGCTGCGCCGCGCGCTCGTCCCGGCCGCGGGCGGCGCCCTGCCGCCGTCCGTCCCCGTCCTGGCCGACGGGAGCCCGCTCGTCGAGCCGTGGGCGCTCGCCGCGGCCGTCGGCCTGGCCGTCTGCGCGACGGTCCTGGTCCGCCTCCCACCGCCGGCCGGAGCCCGGACGGCGGCCGCCGCGCCGTGGGTCGTCGTCGCGTCCGCCGTGCTGCCGACGTGCCTCGCCGCCGCCGCCCCGACCACCACCGCCCTGCCCGCCGCACCCGTGCCGGACGCCGTCCGCCTGGGGGCCCTCGCCGTCCTCGCCGCGGCCGCCACGCTCGTCGGGGCAGCCGCGGGACGGCGCACCGGTCCTCGCCCGGCGCCAGGCACGGTCCCCGGCTCCGACCGCCGCCCGCGCCTGGCCGACCTCGGCGTCGCCGTCGCCGTGCTCGCGGCGCTGGCGACGGCCGCAGCGGCACCCGGGCTGCGCGACGCCCCGGCGGCCGTGCTGGCGGTCCTGACGCTCGGCGCCGTGACGCTGGCCGTCCGCCGGGGCACCGCACCCACCGGGTGGCTGCTGGTCGGGCTCCTCGCCACGACGGCGACCCTCGGCGTGCGCGACACCCCCGGTCGCGACGGTCTCTGGCTGGCCGGCGGGGCCCTGCTGCTCGTGCTGGCCCGGACCGCGGACCGCACCGGCACGACCACGACCCCGGCCACCCGCGCCACCTGGGCAGGGGTCGACGGACCCGTCGTGCGCCGCACCCTGGCCGTCGCCGCCGCCACCCTCGCGGTCCTCGGGCCCTGGTCGCAGGCCGCCGCGCGCGCCACGGCGCCCGGGACACCCGCCCCGCTCGGGGTCGAGGTCGCCTCCCTCGGCGCGGCCGTCGTCGCGGGCGGCGCCGCACTCGCGTGGTGGGGGTCCCGGCGCGCCGTCCCGTGGCCCGCGCTCGCCGTGCTCGCGGCCCTCGCGGCCCTGCCCACGCTCGTCGCCGCAGGGCCCGGGACCACCGGCACCGTGCGCGCCTACGCGGTGCTCGCGGCCGGGTCGGCGCTCGCGCACCTCGCGCGCGAGCGGCACCACGTGCTCGTCGCCGTGGCCGTGGCCGTCGCCGGGGCGCTCGTCGCGGCCGGCCGCGGCGGTCCCGAGCCCGCCGACGTGCCCCTCGTCCTGCTCGGCGTCGTGACCACGGCCCTGGCGGTCCGCCGGTGGCAGCCCGACCGGTCGTCGTCGTGGACCGTGCTCGGTGCGCCGCTGGTCCTGCTGCTCGGCGCCCCGCTGCTCGCGCTCGTCGCCGCACCGGCGTCCTGGCGCGTCGTGCTGGTGCTCACGCTCGCGGTCGGCGCGACCGTCGGTGGTGCGCTGGCCCGGGCGCAGGCACCGTTCCTGCTCGGTGCGGCCGCGACGCTCACCGCGCTCGCCGTCGTCCTGAGCCCCGTCGCGGCGTCCGCGCTCGCCCGCGTGGACGGGTGGGTCCTGCTCGCCGTCGGCGGCGCGGTCGTGCTCGGCCTCGGGCTGACGTACGAGCGACGCGTGCAGCAGACGCGTGAGGCGGTGCGGCTCGTGGGGGCGATGCGCTGACCGGTCGCGGCCGGCCCGCTACCCGCCGAGGCCGGCGAGGAGCGTCGCGGCGTCGGGGCTGCGGTCGAGCAGCTCGCCCACGTGCGCCCGCGTGCCCCGCAGTGGGTCGCGCATCGGCACCCGCTGCAGCGTCTGCGCGCCGGGCACGTCGAAGACGACGGAGTCCCAGCTCGCGGCCGACACGTGGGGGCCGTACCGGGCCACGGCCTCGCCGCGGAAGTACGCGCGGGTGTCCTGCGGGGGGTGCACGACCGCGTCACGGACCTGCTCCTCGGTGACGAGCAGGTCGACCGCACCGGCGGCGACCAGCCGGTGGTACAGCCCGCGCTCGGGCCGCACGTCCGACCACTGCAGGTCGACGGCGGCCAGGCGCGGGTGGTCCCAGTCGAGGTGGTCGCGGCGCCGCATGCCCTCCAGCAGCCGCATCTTGGCGAGCCACTCGACCTCGCGCGCGCACGACGCGGGGTCGGTCGCCAGCCGGTCGAGCAACGACGCCCAGCGGGCCACGACGTCGGCGGTCTGCTCGTCGGGCGCCTCACCGGTCGCGTCCAGGGCGGTCCGGACGGCGTCGAGGTACACGCGCTGGACCTCCAGCGACGTCATGCGCCGACCGTCGGCGAGCTCGAGCCGCTCGGTGAGCGTCAGGTCGTGGCTGACGGCGTGCACGGACCCCACCGGGTCGCGCAGCACGAGGGCGTCGACGTCGCGCAGCGCGGCCCGCGCGGGCCCGTCGGACGCGGCGGCCTGCTCGACGAGCCACAGCACCAGCGAGGTCGTGCCCAGCCGCAGGTACGTCGCGACCTGCAGCATCGTGGCGTCGCCCACGATGACGTGCAGCCGTCGCCACCGCACCGGGTCGGCGTGCGGCTCGTCGCGGGTGTTGACGATGGGCCGGCGCAGCGTCGTCTCGAGCCCGACCTCGGCCTCGACGTAGTCGGCGCGCTGCGACAGCTGGAACCCCGGCGTCTCCCCGCGCTGCCCCAGCCCCACCCGGCCGGCACCGGTGAAGACCTGCCGGGTGACGAAGAACGGCGTCAGCGACCGCACGAGGTCCCCGAACGGCACGGCACGCTCCACGAGGTAGTTCTCGTGCGTGCCGTACGTGGCGCCCTTGCCGTCGACGTTGTTCTTGTACAGCGCGACGTCCGGCAGCGCGGACGTCGACGCGAGCGCGCGCACGGACCCGAGCATGACCATCTCCCCCGCCCGGTCCCACCGCACGGCGTCGAGCGGGGTCGTGACCTCGGGGGTCGAGTACTCGGGGTGGGCGTGGTCGACGTACAGGCGCGCACCGTTGGTGAGGATGACGTTCGCGGCGCCCGGGTCCTCGTACTCCTCCACCGTCGAGCGCGGCATCTCCTGCGGCCCGTCGCCCGAGGGCGCCGGCGCCTGGGGGTCGTCCGTCAGCAGCGACGGGTGGGCCGACGCCCGCTGCAGGTGGAAACCGCGGGCGTCGTGCAGCGGGTCCTCGTCGTCGTAGTCCCACCGCGCCCGCGACCGGCCCGAGTCGCGCGCCGCCGCGTGCACCGCCACGACGTGCGAGGACAGCAGCATCGGGTTCGCCAGCGGACGGCCGGGCTGGAGCACCCCGTACTCGGTCTCGAGGCCCATCACGCGCGTCACCGTCACGCGACCACCCTAGGCGCCGGTGCCGCCCGCGCAGCGCGACGACCAGCGGGCGGACCGGCGATCGTCAGAGGTACTGGCCGGTGCTGGTGACGTTCTCGATGGTGCGGGACGTGTCGACGCCCTTCTTGCCCTGGACGATCGTGCGGATGAAGACGATCCGCTCGCCCTTCTTGCCCGAGATCCGCGCCCAGTCGTCGGGGTTGGTCGTGTTGGGCAGGTCCTCGTTCTCCTTGAACTCGTCGACGCACGCCGTGAGCAGGTGGTCCACGCGGATGCCGCGCTGGCCGGTCGCCAGGAAGTCCTTGATCGCGGACTTCTTGGCCCGGTCGACGACGTTCTGGATCATCGCGCCGGAGTTGAAGTCCTTGAAGTACAGGACCTCCTTGTCGCCGCTGGCGTACGTGACCTCGAGGAACCGGTTCTCGTCGGCCTCGGAGTACATGCGCTCGACGACGCGGCGGATCATCGCCTCGACGGCCGCCGTGACGGAGCCGCCGTGCTCGGCGACGTCGTCCGCGTGGATCGGCAGGCCGGCCGTGAGGTACTTGGCGAAGATCTCCCGGGCACCCTCGGCGTCGGGGCGCTCGATCTTGATCTTCACGTCGAGGCGGCCGGGGCGCAGGATCGCCGGGTCGATCATGTCCTCGCGGTTCGAGGCGCCGATGACGATGACGTTCTCGAGGCGCTCGACGCCGTCGATCTCCGAGAGCAGCTGCGGGACGATCGTCGTCTCGACGTCGGACGAGACGCCGGTGCCGCGGGTGCGGAACAGCGACTCCATCTCGTCGAAGAACACCACGACCGGGTGCCCCTGGGACGCCTTCTCGCGGGCACGGGCGAAGATCAGGCGGATGTGCCGCTCGGTCTCGCCGACGTACTTGTTGAGCAGCTCCGGGCCCTTGACGTTGAGGAAGTAGCTGCGCGCGTCGGTCACCTCGTCGCCGCGCGCCGCCGCCGCCGTCGCCGCCAGCGAGTGGGCCACCGCCTTGGCGATGAGGGTCTTGCCGCAGCCGGGCGGGCCGTAGAGCAGCACGCCCTTGGGCGGCTTGAGCCCGTGCTCGCGGAACAGCTCGGGGTGCAGGAACGGCAGCTCGACGGCGTCGCGGATCGTCTCGATCTGCGGCCCGAGCCCGCCGATGTCGGTGTAGTCGATGTCGGGGACCTCTTCGAGCACCAGCTCGGCGACCTCGGCCCGCGGGATGACCTCGAAGACGAAACCGCTGCGCGAGTCGATGGTCAGGGCGTCCCCGACCCGCACGTTCGCGTCGGCGACCTGCCCCGCGAGCCGTACGACCCGCTCCTCGTCGCCCCGGCCGACGACGAGCACACGACCGTCGCCGAGGGTCTCCTTGACGGTGACGATCTCGCCGACCTTCTCGTACCCGCCGGCCTCGACGACCGTGAGGGCCTCGTTGAGCATGACCTCCTGCCCGGGCCGCAGTCGGTGGACGTCGAGCGTCGGGCTCGCACCCACGTGCATCTTGCGGCCGGCCGAGACGATGTCGACCGTGCCGTCGGGCCGCGCGCCGAGGAACGTCGCGTACGTCCCCGGCGGCTTCGCGAGGTCGTCCACCTGACGCTTGAGCTCGAGGATCTGCTCGCGTGCGGCCACGAGCGCCTCGCTGAGGCGCTCGTTCTTCGCCGCGAGCACCGTGAGCTCGCGCTGCAGGTCACGTCCAGAAGGTTCCGTCATGGTCTCGCCCCTCCGCTGCGTCGCCCTGCCCTCCGGGTCCACCGTGCACGCCGCTGTGCCTGCTGGTCCGACGACCCTAACCAGCGGTGTCAACCCTGTCCCGTCCGCCGCGCGGGCGCGCGTCGTGACCGACCCGCGGACACCTCAGGCGTCGTCGGCGACCCCGAGGTCACGACGCACGCGACGGACCTTCTTGTCGGAGACGGCCCGCTCGCCCAGCGCCTCGGGCGTCCACGCGTCGTCCTCGACGACCGGCGCGCCGTCGCCGGCCACCGGGTACGAGCCCTTCGCGGGCCGCCGGCGGCGCTCGGGGGCGACGACGCCGTCGGCGAGCCGCCGCGTGGTCAGCAGGAACCCGGTGTGCCCGATCATCCGGTGCTGCGGGCGCACGGCCAGGCCCTCGAGGTGCCAGCCGCGGACCATCGACTCCCACGCCTGCGGCTCGGTGTACCGGCCGTCGGTGCGCACGTCCTCCGCGAGCCGGGACAGCTGCGTGGCCGTGGCGACGTACCCGATGAGCACCCCGCCGGGTGCCAGCGCGTGCGCGACCGCGTCGAGGTTCTCCCACGGCGCGAGCATGTCGAGCACGACGCGGTCGACGGTGCCGGGCTCGGCGATGGTCGGCAGCACGTCCGCCAGGTCGCCGGTGTGCAGGCGCCACGCGGGGTGCTGACCGCCGAAGAACGCCTCGACGTTGCCCCGGGCGACCGCGGCGAAGTCGTCGCGGCGCTCCACCGAGTGCACCCGCCCGCCGTCGCCGACGGCCCGCAGCAGCGACAGCGTGAGCGCGCCCGAGCCGACGCCGGCCTCGACGACCGTGGCGCCCGGGTAGATGTCCGCCATCGTGACGATCTGGCCCGCGTCCTTGGGGTAGACGACCGCGGCACCGCGCGGCATCGACAGGACGTAGTCCGACAGCAGCGGCCGCAGGGCCAGGTACTCGATGCCCGAGCTGGTGCGCACCACGACGCCCTCGGGCTGGTCGATGAGCTCCTCGTGGCGGAACCAGCCCTTGTGGGTGTGGAACGTGCCGCCGGGCTGCAGGGTGATCGTGTGCAGGCGTCCGCGCGGGTCGGTCAGCTGGACGCGCTCGCCGACGCGCAGGGGCCCACGACGCAGGGCGGCGCCGGTCGGTGCGGGCGGGACGGTCGCGTCGTGGGTCACGTGGCACGAGTCTAGGCGGCGCGGGCGCGCGCCCCGGCACCGCCGTGGCCGGACGGGACCGTCGGGCGCGGGTCAGCCGCGCAGCGCCGCGACGACGTCCTTGGCCCGCACGAGCGCGACGACGCGCCCCTCGACGGTGGCGGCGAGCACCGGGCCGTGCGCGGACGCCGCGCTCAGGGCGTGCAGCAGCGCCTGCCCGACGAGGGCACCGTCGACGGTGGTGCCGACCGGCAGCGGCGCGCTGACCGCGCCGACCGCCGTGGTGCCCGCGAGCGCGGGCGGGACCGACGCGGCGGCGGCGGGGTCGACGTACGCGGCCGGTCGGCCGTCGGGGGCGACGACGACGACGTCGGCGACGCCGGCGGCGGCCGCTGCGGCGCGGGCCTCGGCCAGGGAGGCACGGGCGCCGACGGCCGTGGCGGGGCTGCCGACGCGCTGGACGGTGAGGGCGTCGACGGCGCGGCCGGTGCGCGCGCCGCGGATCGCGCCGGAGGCGCCGGACCACAGGAAGGCACCGACGAGCGCGGCCCAGGCGACGGTGACGAGGTCGGGGGTACGCCCCTCGAGGAGGGGGGTCCCGAGCGCGACGAGGACGACGCCGACGGCGACGAGGCGGCCGGCCCAGCCGGCCACCACGGTGCCGCGGTGCCGGTCGCCGGTGGCGGCCCAGACGCCGGCCTCGAGCACGCGTCCGCCGTCGAGCGGCAGGCCGGGCACGAGGTTGAAGGCGGCGACGAAGCCGTTGGCGACGGCGCCGGACAGCAGCAGCATGCCGAGCAGCACATCGCCGCCGACGGCGCGCCCGGCGACGAGGAAGAGCACGGCGAGGACGATGTTGGCGAGCGGTCCGACGATGGCGACGAGCGCGGTGGTCGCGGGGGTCGGTGCGGCGCCGCCGAAGGTCGTGTGCCCGCCCCACAGGGTCAGGACGAACGCGTGCGGCTGCTGGCCGCGGGCGCGCGCGACGAGCCCGTGCGCGAGCTCGTGCACCAGCACGGAGGCGAACAGCAGCACGACGAAGGCGAGCGCCACGACGTAGGTGACGGTGCCGGTCTGCCCGGTCCAGGCGCTGACGTTGGGCGCGAAGAGCACCGTGAGGACGACGGCGGCGAGGAGCCAGCTCGGGGCGAGCACGACGGGGGCGCCGGCCACGTGCCCGAGCACCCAGCCGGAGGGACGCTCGGGGCGCGCTGCGTTCACGGGGCCAGACTACGGTCGCCACGGCACGACGACGGCGGCGGGCGGCCGGTCCGCGGCGCGGCGGTCGGCGGTGTGGGTCGCGGCGCCTACCCTCGTCGCGTGAGCGTGGACGTGCAGGGCCAGGACGTGCAGGGCACCGTCGAGACCGTCGAGCCGGACCAGCAGGCCGCTGCGCGGGTGCCGGGGCTGTCGCCGTCGCGGGCCAACGACTTCCTGCAGTGCCCGCTGCTGTTCCGGCTGCGGGTGGTGGACCGGCTGCCCGAGCCGTCGTCGACCGCGGCCGCGCGGGGGACGCTGGTGCACGCGGTGCTCGAGCAGCTGTTCGACCTGCCCGCGGGTGACCGCACCGTCGACGCGGCCAAGGCGCTGGTGGAGCCGGCGTGGGCGGTGCTCGAGGCCGGGTCGGCGGCGTACGCGGACCTGGTGGTGCAGGACGAGGAGCGGTTGGCGCTGCTGGCGACGGCGGGCCGGCTGCTGGAGACGTACTTCACGCTGGAGGACCCGACCCGGCTGGAGCCGCGGGCGCGCGAGCTGCAGGTGCGCGTCGACCTCGAGGGCGGGCCGCAGCTGCGGGGCGTGATCGACCGGGTCGACGTCGCGCCGAACGGCTGGGTGCGGGTGGTGGACTACAAGACCGGGAGGTCGCCGCGGGCGGGCTACGAGAGCTCGGCCCTGTTCCAGATGCGGTTCTACGCGTACGTGGTGTGGAAGACGCGCGGCGTGCTGCCCAAGCGGCTGCAGCTGGAGTACCTCGGCGACGGCGTGGTCGTCTCGCACGAGCCGACGGAGGCCGAGATGCTCACGCTGGAGCAGCGGGTCCGGTCGATCTGGGCGGGGATCGAGGACACGGCGCGCTCGGGGTCGTGGCCGACGCGGCGGTCGAAGCTGTGCGACTGGTGCTCGTTCCGCGACCTGTGCCCCGAGTTCGGCGGGACGCCGCCGCCGGTCGAGCCGGCGGCGGTCCAGCGCGCGATCGGCGTGCTCCCCGACTGACCCGCGCGGCGGCGCTCAGGCGGCCCGTCGGTCGAGCAGCTGCCCGGACGCGACCCGGGCCAGGTCGGCGAGCGTCACGCCGCGCAGGGTGGTGGTGCGCGAGACCCCGGCCGGCGGGTCGACCGGCGCGATGAGCTGCACGGCCACGACGTGGGCGCCCGACGCGACGGCGGAGGCCAGCCCGGAGACGGAGTCCTCGAGGGCGACGCACGCGCGGGGATCGACGCCGAGCAGCGCGGCGGCCGTGAGGTAGGGCTCGGGGTCCGGCTTGGGCCGGGTCACGTCGTCCCCGGCGACGACGACGTCGAACAGTCCGACGGCCCGCGCGAACGGCTCCGCGAGCACCCGGTACGACGACGTGACGAGGGCCTGCGGGACGCCCGCGGCGGCGACGGCCTCGACGAGCTCGCGCGCACCCGGCTGCCACGGCACGCCCGCGGCGATCGCGGCGGCGACGGCGGTGTTGAGGGCGTCGGCGATCTGTGCGGTACTCAGGTCGACGCCGCGCTCGCGCAGCCGTGCGGCGGCCACGTCCATCGACGAGCCGATCATCGACACCGCGTCGTCACGGGTCCACACCCCGCCGTGCGCCTCGACCAGCTCGGTCTCCGCGACCATCCAGTGCGGCTCGGAGTCGATGAGCGTGCCGTCCATGTCCCACAGCACCGCGGCGGGCAGGTCGTCGGGCGTGCGGTGGTCGCGTGCTGGTG is a genomic window containing:
- a CDS encoding HAD family hydrolase — its product is MAPARDHRTPDDLPAAVLWDMDGTLIDSEPHWMVAETELVEAHGGVWTRDDAVSMIGSSMDVAAARLRERGVDLSTAQIADALNTAVAAAIAAGVPWQPGARELVEAVAAAGVPQALVTSSYRVLAEPFARAVGLFDVVVAGDDVTRPKPDPEPYLTAAALLGVDPRACVALEDSVSGLASAVASGAHVVAVQLIAPVDPPAGVSRTTTLRGVTLADLARVASGQLLDRRAA